Proteins from one Borreliella mayonii genomic window:
- the bdr gene encoding Bdr family repetitive protein, with protein sequence MNENDLYNELVRLGMNKILASDLATRFYHNEITIKDLEIVKPELQGFVRDEISIVKDEINIVKGGIKSLKTEFDSKLKFHNWMIGIVLAFQGAIVDISGSLFFYVLNNKFVK encoded by the coding sequence GTGAATGAAAATGATCTGTATAATGAGCTTGTTAGATTAGGTATGAATAAAATATTAGCAAGTGATTTAGCTACTAGATTTTATCATAATGAAATAACAATAAAAGATCTAGAGATTGTTAAACCAGAGCTTCAAGGTTTTGTAAGAGATGAAATTAGCATTGTAAAAGACGAAATTAATATTGTAAAAGGAGGAATTAAAAGTTTAAAAACCGAATTCGATAGCAAATTAAAATTTCATAATTGGATGATAGGAATTGTATTAGCTTTTCAAGGTGCAATAGTAGACATTTCGGGTAGTCTATTCTTTTATGTATTGAATAATAAATTTGTAAAATAA